From a single Lolium rigidum isolate FL_2022 chromosome 7, APGP_CSIRO_Lrig_0.1, whole genome shotgun sequence genomic region:
- the LOC124671593 gene encoding auxin-responsive protein SAUR50-like yields the protein MKGARRSSSSNRRLLASFLNACRKLGAAPTAGEWAQLRAGDDEAAIPVDVPRGHTVVYVGAELRRHVVRVSSLGHPLFRELLDDRAREEHAFAADDRLCLPCDEDIFLAVLCHVDSKHDYCRRLVLCS from the coding sequence ATGAAGGGAGCACGGCGCTCATCCAGCAGCAACAGGAGGCTCCTCGCGTCCTTCCTGAACGCGTGCAGGAAGCTCGGCGCCGCCCCGACGGCGGGCGAGTGGGCGCAGCTccgcgccggcgacgacgaggccGCCATCCCGGTGGACGTGCCGAGGGGCCACACGGTGGTGTACGTAGGGGCGGAGCTGCGGCGTCACGTCGTCCGGGTGTCCTCCCTCGGCCACCCGCTGTTCCGGGAGCTGCTCGACGACCGCGCGCGGGAGGAGCACGCCTTCGCCGCCGACGACAGGCTCTGCCTGCCCTGCGACGAGGACATCTTCCTCGCAGTGCTCTGCCACGTCGACTCCAAGCACGACTACTGCCGGAGGCTGGTACTATGCAGCTGA